Proteins encoded by one window of Thermoproteota archaeon:
- a CDS encoding 30S ribosomal protein S8e encodes MPYYYHGPVMPGGRKPTGGKVRKSRGKRRREAGRPPAFTVVGARKLKPIRIMGGGRKLRLVSDHEVNVALGDGTTKKVKILDVMENPASKVLTRRKIITKGALVKTELGLVRITSRPGQHGILNGVLLREEVAS; translated from the coding sequence ATGCCGTATTACTACCACGGTCCAGTAATGCCCGGAGGTAGGAAGCCTACCGGTGGTAAGGTAAGGAAGAGTAGAGGAAAGAGGAGGAGGGAGGCCGGTAGACCGCCAGCGTTCACGGTAGTGGGAGCTAGGAAGCTCAAGCCCATCAGGATAATGGGCGGTGGAAGGAAGCTCAGGCTGGTATCCGATCACGAGGTCAACGTGGCGCTTGGCGATGGCACCACAAAGAAAGTGAAGATACTAGATGTGATGGAGAACCCGGCCAGCAAGGTGCTTACTAGGAGGAAGATAATAACGAAAGGAGCGCTGGTCAAGACCGAGCTGGGCTTGGTGAGGATAACATCTAGGCCTGGCCAGCATGGGATCCTGAACGGGGTTCTACTGAGGGAAGAGGTTGCCTCGTAA
- a CDS encoding signal recognition particle subunit SRP19/SEC65 family protein, giving the protein MPRKGPKVIYPSYFDSRLSRSKGRRVPRPLAVRKPTLQDLVSALKHLSLEYEVEEKHRPSRWYRFEGRVKVIYQGSKEELLKKVAETIRRYRK; this is encoded by the coding sequence TTGCCTCGTAAGGGCCCCAAGGTAATATACCCCTCCTATTTCGATTCTAGGTTGAGCAGGTCCAAGGGCAGGAGGGTACCTCGCCCCCTTGCTGTGAGGAAGCCTACCCTCCAAGATTTGGTGAGCGCTCTGAAACATCTCTCCTTGGAGTACGAGGTGGAGGAGAAGCACAGGCCCTCGAGATGGTACAGGTTCGAGGGGAGGGTGAAGGTGATCTACCAAGGAAGCAAGGAGGAACTCCTTAAGAAAGTGGCCGAAACAATCAGGAGGTATAGGAAGTGA
- a CDS encoding C/D box methylation guide ribonucleoprotein complex aNOP56 subunit (functions along with aFIB and aL7a; guides 2'-O-methylation of ribose to specific sites in RNAs), giving the protein MRAFLALQPYGILLLDHKGKVLKSWGFPKDPEKIASILTDESLLEEPLRKLLAGLKADELVVGDQILKDLLNKADIKSILSPAEEAFLRLRRTPHRYASQIWGVVKQKDYFRMLNEIGIELTRIGIKKQLSSLDQQVIKAIDYIDHANKALNVLAPAIREWYSIHFPELNDLVEDHPLFMKVVSLQPDRRKMTLEILKKAGLSDAKARQVMEAARNSIGADFEESDLEMLRKVAENWTSLYESRKMVEAFIEDLMKRAAPNLSAVVHPLVGARLIAVAGGLNRLASLPASSIQILGAHKAIFMHLVKGAKPPKHGVLFQAKEVRTAPKKLRGKVARLLATKIAIAARVDAFGDGRYVGDELRREIDEKLREILGRGGRK; this is encoded by the coding sequence TTGCGAGCATTCTTGGCCCTCCAACCCTATGGAATCCTACTGCTTGATCATAAGGGCAAGGTCCTTAAGTCTTGGGGATTTCCCAAGGATCCTGAGAAGATCGCCAGCATATTGACTGACGAGAGCTTGCTAGAAGAGCCTCTCAGGAAACTGCTCGCCGGTTTGAAAGCTGATGAGCTCGTAGTAGGCGATCAGATACTGAAGGACCTGTTGAATAAAGCGGACATCAAATCGATACTCTCACCAGCCGAGGAGGCCTTCCTCCGGCTGAGAAGGACGCCTCACCGCTACGCCTCCCAGATATGGGGGGTAGTGAAACAGAAGGATTACTTCAGGATGCTTAATGAGATAGGAATAGAGCTTACGAGGATCGGGATAAAGAAGCAGCTGAGCTCTCTGGATCAGCAGGTCATAAAAGCCATAGACTACATCGATCACGCTAACAAGGCATTGAATGTCCTAGCCCCGGCCATCAGAGAGTGGTACTCAATTCACTTCCCAGAGCTGAATGATTTGGTGGAGGACCATCCGCTGTTCATGAAGGTGGTTTCCCTACAGCCTGACAGGAGAAAAATGACCTTAGAAATACTGAAGAAGGCTGGGTTAAGCGATGCCAAGGCTAGACAGGTTATGGAGGCTGCGAGAAATTCGATAGGGGCCGATTTCGAGGAGAGCGACCTTGAGATGTTGAGGAAGGTCGCTGAGAATTGGACATCCCTTTACGAATCTAGGAAGATGGTGGAGGCCTTCATAGAGGACCTCATGAAGCGCGCCGCTCCCAACCTATCCGCGGTCGTTCATCCGCTTGTAGGGGCTAGACTCATAGCCGTGGCTGGAGGTCTGAACAGGCTTGCAAGCCTACCAGCCAGTTCCATCCAGATATTGGGTGCCCACAAGGCCATCTTCATGCACCTAGTTAAGGGAGCCAAGCCCCCGAAGCACGGCGTACTCTTCCAAGCCAAGGAGGTGAGGACCGCACCTAAGAAGCTGAGGGGGAAGGTCGCAAGACTGCTGGCAACCAAGATAGCCATAGCTGCTAGAGTGGATGCCTTTGGAGATGGCAGATACGTGGGAGACGAGTTAAGGAGGGAGATAGACGAGAAGCTGAGGGAGATCTTGGGCAGGGGTGGTAGGAAATGA
- a CDS encoding H/ACA RNA-protein complex protein Gar1, protein MRVLGEVVRLTRSRNFLVKMKPPVKEDPKDKRVVSEDLLLVGVVSDVIGPVHEPYALVKIVLPLDKAKEFVGKRLYLVERREESRLITYPNT, encoded by the coding sequence GTGAGGGTACTGGGAGAGGTCGTGAGACTGACTAGATCTAGGAACTTCCTAGTGAAGATGAAGCCCCCGGTCAAGGAGGACCCTAAGGACAAGAGGGTCGTCTCCGAGGATCTGCTACTCGTTGGGGTGGTCAGCGATGTTATTGGGCCAGTTCACGAGCCGTACGCGCTGGTGAAGATCGTGTTACCCTTGGACAAGGCCAAGGAATTCGTGGGTAAGAGGCTGTACTTGGTGGAGCGCAGGGAGGAGAGCAGGCTCATAACCTACCCAAATACTTGA
- a CDS encoding nucleoside-triphosphatase produces the protein MGREGKYIIRGKPGSGKSTAVMMVKEHLENLGVKVGGIRTPEIRSGGRRIGFEVENLLTGEKSLFASVNYGDGPKISKYGVRIDLFEKVAIPALENSMRECDLVLVDEIGKMELFSDRFVEVVRKLWRSDRAALGTAPISKIKFVEEICSLSEVFWIERGMAERVAEKLVERILKYLGRL, from the coding sequence ATGGGGAGGGAGGGTAAGTATATTATAAGGGGTAAACCGGGATCTGGGAAATCTACGGCCGTTATGATGGTAAAGGAGCATTTAGAGAACCTAGGAGTGAAAGTAGGGGGAATAAGGACTCCAGAGATCAGATCTGGAGGAAGGAGAATAGGATTTGAGGTGGAGAACCTACTGACGGGGGAGAAATCCCTGTTCGCCTCTGTCAACTACGGGGATGGTCCTAAAATCTCCAAATACGGTGTCAGGATAGATCTCTTTGAGAAGGTGGCAATTCCTGCCTTGGAGAACTCGATGAGGGAATGCGACCTAGTCTTGGTTGATGAGATCGGTAAGATGGAACTGTTCTCGGATAGGTTCGTGGAGGTCGTGAGGAAGCTGTGGAGGTCGGATAGGGCGGCTCTCGGCACCGCTCCCATCTCCAAAATCAAATTCGTTGAGGAGATATGCTCTCTATCGGAGGTCTTCTGGATAGAGAGGGGTATGGCTGAAAGAGTTGCGGAGAAGCTCGTAGAGAGGATCCTCAAGTATTTGGGTAGGTTATGA
- a CDS encoding fibrillarin-like rRNA/tRNA 2'-O-methyltransferase has protein sequence MRVREDQKFRNLFWIINGKKQLATKSIAPGHRVYDEIVRQIKGEEYRIWNPYRSKLAAAIYKGLKNFPFRRGTKVLYLGIASGTTASHVSDVIEDDGIIFGVEIAHRVIRDLLGVAKVRRNIVPIMESARRPQSYSWIVSEVDVVYEDVAQPDQASILVKNADIFLRKGGVAMIAVKASSIDVTLPPKKVYRLVEKEVISTGRYKLLETVDLSPYDPKHAMMVFRKL, from the coding sequence ATGAGGGTTAGGGAGGACCAGAAGTTCCGAAACCTGTTCTGGATAATAAATGGTAAGAAGCAGTTGGCCACTAAGAGCATAGCCCCGGGTCACAGGGTCTACGATGAAATTGTGAGGCAGATCAAGGGAGAGGAGTACAGGATATGGAACCCCTACAGGTCAAAGCTAGCAGCGGCCATATACAAGGGCCTGAAGAACTTCCCGTTCAGGAGGGGGACCAAGGTCCTGTACTTGGGCATTGCATCGGGAACGACCGCCTCGCATGTGAGCGACGTGATTGAGGATGATGGGATCATATTCGGTGTGGAGATAGCTCATAGGGTTATCAGAGATCTTCTAGGAGTGGCTAAGGTGAGGAGGAACATCGTACCAATCATGGAAAGTGCTAGAAGGCCTCAAAGCTACTCTTGGATCGTCTCCGAGGTGGATGTAGTGTACGAGGATGTAGCACAGCCCGATCAGGCCAGCATACTGGTGAAGAACGCGGATATCTTCCTAAGGAAGGGTGGTGTGGCTATGATAGCCGTCAAAGCCAGCAGTATAGATGTAACCCTCCCGCCCAAGAAGGTCTATAGGCTTGTCGAGAAGGAGGTCATCTCCACTGGGAGATATAAGTTGCTGGAGACCGTTGATCTCTCTCCCTACGACCCCAAGCATGCAATGATGGTCTTCAGGAAGCTGTGA